TTAATGCCAAATGATACTAGATATGTTGGGATTTTACGTGAACCGTACTTACAGTTTGATTCCACACTTCGATATTTCAAACCCAATGAGGTGTTTGGAAATGGGCAAAATGTCAgtacttttctcaaaaacccgCAGCTGTACGAAAACGAGGACGtgaaattttcatttacaaataatAGGATGGCTTTTGAATTTGGATTCCCATCTCACCTTTTTAAGGATTTTAACGCAACAGAGGTCAAAAGTTATTTGCAGAAACTGGACAAGGAATTTGATGTTGTCCTTATAAACGAATACATGGATGAATCGGTGGTTCTTTTAAGACGAATATTGAACTGGAATGTCAGtgacatactgtttataacattaaataaaagcagaaaaaagCATATTGTAGATACCTCTGAGCTGGAAAGAAGGAAACTGTATCGTCAATATGCAAAACTGGATCATGCACTTTATGAATATTTCTTGGAAAGGCTGTGGCGACAAATTCGTTTTTACGGACATGATATAATGAGTGAAAcatcttattttaaatatttgagaaaaacagTGGAAGTGTT
This genomic window from Magallana gigas chromosome 5, xbMagGiga1.1, whole genome shotgun sequence contains:
- the LOC117685193 gene encoding galactose-3-O-sulfotransferase 3, which produces MIGTPNQPRKVHHHIAFLKVHKTGSTTAQRIFLRYGIEKNLTFVVPNNKSWYRNIISINDTVIPGYNVILPPEGKHFDILCFHVVYNRTAFEKLMPNDTRYVGILREPYLQFDSTLRYFKPNEVFGNGQNVSTFLKNPQLYENEDVKFSFTNNRMAFEFGFPSHLFKDFNATEVKSYLQKLDKEFDVVLINEYMDESVVLLRRILNWNVSDILFITLNKSRKKHIVDTSELERRKLYRQYAKLDHALYEYFLERLWRQIRFYGHDIMSETSYFKYLRKTVEVFCFTDSMADLFIQESTWNERFSFDRRDCENMFRSELHTVDEIVSKQYK